The following coding sequences are from one Alosa alosa isolate M-15738 ecotype Scorff River chromosome 13, AALO_Geno_1.1, whole genome shotgun sequence window:
- the znf574 gene encoding zinc finger protein 574 isoform X2, with the protein METSSVYMCFPCYQEFPSLEEVLAHQLTCNVEAPAHTPAQVPQSSQEHTEAEADVEESVCALTPDMGGSELWSEGAEQRRAGAGDAPRILYQCGDCELLFDSLGLWQQHRKQGGCQQEAQEHSETPLIAPTHTHTEAGNLQPPEEGMETEARQGGAYPNDGQAEATNEASLEAVRVETQVCVSETSDGPAAAPASPPDPPVRRRSGVKRVKPPSSLLCVECGAGFSAISELVSHRRSQHGLQEALHRCTVCGEGFLNTTLFLYHRKQHPQPHPVHTLAHTHTSLLGLQQDVQVELLEEESHGQGLLLLAAAGEGQSLASYLALPSKLDSPHMPIEVQTSPTNPEATPTDDPVTPTNPETTPTNGPATPTDPETTSVEVQTTPTDPEATLINVQATPTENQAILATSPENQTNELEKGSQEEGESPDKKRLRQEQEVAAEGVSVCETTGTSLCHVCGSSFSSEGALKRHGQERHGHKGALHACGVCGQEFMNTTQYLYHRKQHRIDIDTPAQPAHANCQPAEDSGEAACGDFLVELPEDPTTVPLVSVALATDATLSEPIPPPPAQLSRDWSRAALPHRCPHCGRSFTRRSLLRAHVSGHTGQKLFRCHVCAKAFSSPANLLRHTHTHTHTHQRPHRCHICTKDFSQPATLKRHMLTHTRPGAYRRRRLTHTHTLRTAIQDGDAQGPHLHTCPDCPASFRMNTQLQKHRLLHTSHPFSCEICSEAFKRRKDLDLHSLSHQEPKSCPHCSAQFLNQTVLQVHLQRCPGNQVETRPETEVSGGRRGRGQGRGKAGGQLECEMCGHRCVTQEGLELHRLSHTGQTPLRCPLLPCRRRFATGAALGEHVLAHCQGRQGKQRAPSRYRCQHCAKEFAYASTFAVHMRIHTDERPFECSTCGKRFRQLPHLQDHERIHSGLRPFACWVCGKSFSVAARLTEHARVHSGEKPYTCPRCPTAFRSRANLDKHLHIHADEPHGPETEALGEGESAVQTILLVHQAAPSPPHPDNQLEVPEGAGTTLILPADQASSSGMLVPGSPSSVVILHPTITVPTTAVPNISVVEGQDVPHTIEFIIEETV; encoded by the exons aTGGAGACGTCCTCCGTGTACATGTGTTTCCCCTGCTACCAGGAGTTCCCCTCCCTGGAGGAGGTGCTCGCCCACCAGCTCACCTGCAACGTCGAGGCTCCTGCCCACACACCAGCACAGGTGCCTCAGAGCagccag gaGCACACTGAGGCTGAGGCTGAtgtggaggagagtgtgtgtgcgctgacCCCAGACATGGGCGGGTCTGAGCTGTGGAGTGAGGGGGCGGAGCAGAGGCGGGCCGGGGCGGGCGACGCCCCCCGGATTCTATACCAATGTGGCGACTGCGAGCTCCTTTTTGATTCGCTGGGTCTCTGGCAGCAGCACCGCAAGCAGGGAGGCTGCCAGCAGGAGGCGCAAGAGCACTCAGAGACACCGCTgattgcacccacacacacacacacagaggctggcAACCTGCAGCCCCCAGAAGAGGGGATGGAGACAGAGGCGAGGCAGGGCGGGGCCTATCCTAATGACGGACAGGCAGAAGCAACCAATGAGGCGTCGCTGGAGGCGGTGAGAGTGGagacgcaggtgtgtgtgagcgaaaCGTCAGACGGCCCTGCAGCCGCGCCCGCGTCCCCCCCTGACCCCCCCGTGAGACGTCGGAGCGGCGTGAAGCGAGTGAAGCCACCGTCCAGCCTGCTGTGCGTAGAGTGCGGTGCAGGCTTCTCGGCCATCTCGGAGCTGGTGTCTCACCGCCGCAGTCAGCATGGCCTGCAGGAGGCGCTACACCGCTGCACGGTGTGCGGAGAGGGCTTCCTCAACACCACGCTCTTCCTCTACCACCGCAAGCAGCACCCGCAGCCGCATCCCGTCCACactctcgcgcacacacacacctcgctgcTTGGCCTCCAGCAGGACGTGCAGGTGgagctgctggaggaggagtCTCATGGACAGGGACTCCTGCTATTGGCTGCAGCCGGGGAGGGGCAGAGTCTGGCCTCTTATTTGGCCCTGCCCAGCAAACTGGATAGTCCACACATGCCCATCGAGGTCCAGACCTCTCCCACTAACCCAGAAGCCACACCCACCGACGATCCGGTCACTCCCACCAACCCAGAAACCACACCCACCAATGGTCCGGCCACTCCCACTGATCCAGAAACCACATCCGTTGAGGTCCAGACCACTCCCACTGATCCAGAAGCCACACTGATCAATGTTCAGGCCACTCCTACTGAAAACCAAGCCATTCTAGCCACATCCCCTGAGAACCAGACCAATGAGCTTGAGAAGGGGTCtcaggaggaaggggagagccCAGACAAGAAACGTCTGAGGCAGGAGCAGGAAGTGGCGgcagagggagtgagtgtgtgtgagacgacCGGCACGTCTCTGTGCCACGTGTGTGGCTCCTCCTTCTCCAGCGAGGGGGCGCTGAAGAGGCATGGTCAGGAGCGCCACGGCCACAAGGGGGCGCTTCATGCCTGCGGAGTGTGTGGCCAAGAGTTCATGAACACCACGCAGTACCTCTACCACCGCAAGCAGCACCGCATTGACATTGATACACCCGCACAGCCAGCGCACGCCAACTGTCAGCCCGCAG AGGATTCCGGAGAGGCAGCCTGCGGTGACTTCTTGGTGGAGCTCCCTGAAGACCCTACAACGGTTCCACTGGTGTCTGTCGCCCTGGCGACAGATGCCACCCTGAGCGAgcccatccccccaccccctgcccAGCTGTCACGTGATTGGTCGAGAGCAGCGCTACCCCACCGCTGTCCGCACTGTGGCCGCTCGTTCACGCGGCGGTCTCTACTCCGTGCCCACGTCAGCGGGCACACGGGCCAGAAGCTCTTCCGCTGCCACGTCTGTGCCAAGGCCTTCTCCAGCCCTGCCAACCTgctgcgtcacacacacacgcacacacacacacaccagcgcccGCACCGCTGCCACATCTGCACCAAGGACTTCAGCCAGCCCGCCACACTCAAGCgccacatgctcacacacacgcggccAGGAGCCTACCGGAGGCgccgcctcacacacacacacacgctcaggaCAGCCATCCAGGACGGGGACGCCCAGGGACCACACCTTCACACCTGCCCAGACTGCCCTGCCAGCTTCAGGATGAACACACAGCTGCAGAAAcacag actcctTCACACCAGTCATCCATTCTCCTGTGAGATTTGCAGCGAAGCCTTCAAGCGCAGAAAGGACCTGGACCTGCACTCCCTCTCACACCAAG aGCCTAAGTCCTGCCCCCACTGTTCAGCTCAGTTCCTCAACCAGACGGTGCTTCAGGTGCACCTGCAGCGTTGCCCAGGCAACCAGGTGGAGACCAGGCCTGAGACTGAGGTGTCCGGTGGTCGGCGTGGGCGGGGCCAGGGGCGGGGCAAGGCGGGTGGGCAGCTGGAGTGTGAGATGTGCGGACACCGCTGTGTGACGCAGGAGGGCCTAGAGCTGCACCGCCTCTCCCACACCGGCCAGACGCCGCTGCGCTGCCCCCTGCTGCCCTGCAGGCGGCGCTTTGCCACGGGGGCCGCGCTGGGCGAACACGTCCTGGCGCACTGCCAGGGTCGCCAGGGCAAGCAGCGGGCACCCAGCCGTTACCGATGCCAACACTGCGCCAAGGAGTTTGCCTATGCCTCCACTTTCGCTGTGCACATGCGCATTCACACCGACGAGAGGCCCTTTGAG TGCTCCACCTGTGGGAAGCGTTTCCGGCAGCTTCCTCACCTGCAGGACCACGAGCGGATCCACAGTGGGCTGCGTCCGTTCGCCTGCTGGGTGTGCGGAAAGAGCTTCAGCGTGGCGGCGCGTCTGACGGAGCATGCGCGCGTGCACAGCGGCGAGAAGCCCTACACCTGTCCCCGCTGCCCCACCGCCTTCCGCTCCCGAGCCAACCTCGACAAGCACCTGCACATACACGCCGATGAGCCGCATGGGCCGGAGACCGAGGCACTTGGGGAAGGCGAGTCGGCTGTGCAGACCATCCTGCTCGTCCACCAGGCGGCGCCTTCACCCCCGCACCCAGACAACCAGTTGGAGGTTCCAGAGGGGGCAGGCACCACGCTGATCCTGCCCGCAGACCAGGCCTCCTCCTCGGGCATGCTGGTGCCGGGGTCCCCCTCCTCCGTAGTCATCCTGCACCCCACCATCACCGTGCCCACTACTGCTGTGCCCAACATCTCTGTCGTGGAGGGACAGGACGTCCCGCACACCATAGAGTTCATCATCGAGGAAACCGTCTAG
- the znf574 gene encoding zinc finger protein 574 isoform X1, translating to METSSVYMCFPCYQEFPSLEEVLAHQLTCNVEAPAHTPAQVPQSSQEHTEAEADVEESVCALTPDMGGSELWSEGAEQRRAGAGDAPRILYQCGDCELLFDSLGLWQQHRKQGGCQQEAQEHSETPLIAPTHTHTEAGNLQPPEEGMETEARQGGAYPNDGQAEATNEASLEAVRVETQVCVSETSDGPAAAPASPPDPPVRRRSGVKRVKPPSSLLCVECGAGFSAISELVSHRRSQHGLQEALHRCTVCGEGFLNTTLFLYHRKQHPQPHPVHTLAHTHTSLLGLQQDVQVELLEEESHGQGLLLLAAAGEGQSLASYLALPSKLDSPHMPIEVQTSPTNPEATPTDDPVTPTNPETTPTNGPATPTDPETTSVEVQTTPTDPEATLINVQATPTENQAILATSPENQTNELEKGSQEEGESPDKKRLRQEQEVAAEGVSVCETTGTSLCHVCGSSFSSEGALKRHGQERHGHKGALHACGVCGQEFMNTTQYLYHRKQHRIDIDTPAQPAHANCQPAVEDSGEAACGDFLVELPEDPTTVPLVSVALATDATLSEPIPPPPAQLSRDWSRAALPHRCPHCGRSFTRRSLLRAHVSGHTGQKLFRCHVCAKAFSSPANLLRHTHTHTHTHQRPHRCHICTKDFSQPATLKRHMLTHTRPGAYRRRRLTHTHTLRTAIQDGDAQGPHLHTCPDCPASFRMNTQLQKHRLLHTSHPFSCEICSEAFKRRKDLDLHSLSHQEPKSCPHCSAQFLNQTVLQVHLQRCPGNQVETRPETEVSGGRRGRGQGRGKAGGQLECEMCGHRCVTQEGLELHRLSHTGQTPLRCPLLPCRRRFATGAALGEHVLAHCQGRQGKQRAPSRYRCQHCAKEFAYASTFAVHMRIHTDERPFECSTCGKRFRQLPHLQDHERIHSGLRPFACWVCGKSFSVAARLTEHARVHSGEKPYTCPRCPTAFRSRANLDKHLHIHADEPHGPETEALGEGESAVQTILLVHQAAPSPPHPDNQLEVPEGAGTTLILPADQASSSGMLVPGSPSSVVILHPTITVPTTAVPNISVVEGQDVPHTIEFIIEETV from the exons aTGGAGACGTCCTCCGTGTACATGTGTTTCCCCTGCTACCAGGAGTTCCCCTCCCTGGAGGAGGTGCTCGCCCACCAGCTCACCTGCAACGTCGAGGCTCCTGCCCACACACCAGCACAGGTGCCTCAGAGCagccag gaGCACACTGAGGCTGAGGCTGAtgtggaggagagtgtgtgtgcgctgacCCCAGACATGGGCGGGTCTGAGCTGTGGAGTGAGGGGGCGGAGCAGAGGCGGGCCGGGGCGGGCGACGCCCCCCGGATTCTATACCAATGTGGCGACTGCGAGCTCCTTTTTGATTCGCTGGGTCTCTGGCAGCAGCACCGCAAGCAGGGAGGCTGCCAGCAGGAGGCGCAAGAGCACTCAGAGACACCGCTgattgcacccacacacacacacacagaggctggcAACCTGCAGCCCCCAGAAGAGGGGATGGAGACAGAGGCGAGGCAGGGCGGGGCCTATCCTAATGACGGACAGGCAGAAGCAACCAATGAGGCGTCGCTGGAGGCGGTGAGAGTGGagacgcaggtgtgtgtgagcgaaaCGTCAGACGGCCCTGCAGCCGCGCCCGCGTCCCCCCCTGACCCCCCCGTGAGACGTCGGAGCGGCGTGAAGCGAGTGAAGCCACCGTCCAGCCTGCTGTGCGTAGAGTGCGGTGCAGGCTTCTCGGCCATCTCGGAGCTGGTGTCTCACCGCCGCAGTCAGCATGGCCTGCAGGAGGCGCTACACCGCTGCACGGTGTGCGGAGAGGGCTTCCTCAACACCACGCTCTTCCTCTACCACCGCAAGCAGCACCCGCAGCCGCATCCCGTCCACactctcgcgcacacacacacctcgctgcTTGGCCTCCAGCAGGACGTGCAGGTGgagctgctggaggaggagtCTCATGGACAGGGACTCCTGCTATTGGCTGCAGCCGGGGAGGGGCAGAGTCTGGCCTCTTATTTGGCCCTGCCCAGCAAACTGGATAGTCCACACATGCCCATCGAGGTCCAGACCTCTCCCACTAACCCAGAAGCCACACCCACCGACGATCCGGTCACTCCCACCAACCCAGAAACCACACCCACCAATGGTCCGGCCACTCCCACTGATCCAGAAACCACATCCGTTGAGGTCCAGACCACTCCCACTGATCCAGAAGCCACACTGATCAATGTTCAGGCCACTCCTACTGAAAACCAAGCCATTCTAGCCACATCCCCTGAGAACCAGACCAATGAGCTTGAGAAGGGGTCtcaggaggaaggggagagccCAGACAAGAAACGTCTGAGGCAGGAGCAGGAAGTGGCGgcagagggagtgagtgtgtgtgagacgacCGGCACGTCTCTGTGCCACGTGTGTGGCTCCTCCTTCTCCAGCGAGGGGGCGCTGAAGAGGCATGGTCAGGAGCGCCACGGCCACAAGGGGGCGCTTCATGCCTGCGGAGTGTGTGGCCAAGAGTTCATGAACACCACGCAGTACCTCTACCACCGCAAGCAGCACCGCATTGACATTGATACACCCGCACAGCCAGCGCACGCCAACTGTCAGCCCGCAG TAGAGGATTCCGGAGAGGCAGCCTGCGGTGACTTCTTGGTGGAGCTCCCTGAAGACCCTACAACGGTTCCACTGGTGTCTGTCGCCCTGGCGACAGATGCCACCCTGAGCGAgcccatccccccaccccctgcccAGCTGTCACGTGATTGGTCGAGAGCAGCGCTACCCCACCGCTGTCCGCACTGTGGCCGCTCGTTCACGCGGCGGTCTCTACTCCGTGCCCACGTCAGCGGGCACACGGGCCAGAAGCTCTTCCGCTGCCACGTCTGTGCCAAGGCCTTCTCCAGCCCTGCCAACCTgctgcgtcacacacacacgcacacacacacacaccagcgcccGCACCGCTGCCACATCTGCACCAAGGACTTCAGCCAGCCCGCCACACTCAAGCgccacatgctcacacacacgcggccAGGAGCCTACCGGAGGCgccgcctcacacacacacacacgctcaggaCAGCCATCCAGGACGGGGACGCCCAGGGACCACACCTTCACACCTGCCCAGACTGCCCTGCCAGCTTCAGGATGAACACACAGCTGCAGAAAcacag actcctTCACACCAGTCATCCATTCTCCTGTGAGATTTGCAGCGAAGCCTTCAAGCGCAGAAAGGACCTGGACCTGCACTCCCTCTCACACCAAG aGCCTAAGTCCTGCCCCCACTGTTCAGCTCAGTTCCTCAACCAGACGGTGCTTCAGGTGCACCTGCAGCGTTGCCCAGGCAACCAGGTGGAGACCAGGCCTGAGACTGAGGTGTCCGGTGGTCGGCGTGGGCGGGGCCAGGGGCGGGGCAAGGCGGGTGGGCAGCTGGAGTGTGAGATGTGCGGACACCGCTGTGTGACGCAGGAGGGCCTAGAGCTGCACCGCCTCTCCCACACCGGCCAGACGCCGCTGCGCTGCCCCCTGCTGCCCTGCAGGCGGCGCTTTGCCACGGGGGCCGCGCTGGGCGAACACGTCCTGGCGCACTGCCAGGGTCGCCAGGGCAAGCAGCGGGCACCCAGCCGTTACCGATGCCAACACTGCGCCAAGGAGTTTGCCTATGCCTCCACTTTCGCTGTGCACATGCGCATTCACACCGACGAGAGGCCCTTTGAG TGCTCCACCTGTGGGAAGCGTTTCCGGCAGCTTCCTCACCTGCAGGACCACGAGCGGATCCACAGTGGGCTGCGTCCGTTCGCCTGCTGGGTGTGCGGAAAGAGCTTCAGCGTGGCGGCGCGTCTGACGGAGCATGCGCGCGTGCACAGCGGCGAGAAGCCCTACACCTGTCCCCGCTGCCCCACCGCCTTCCGCTCCCGAGCCAACCTCGACAAGCACCTGCACATACACGCCGATGAGCCGCATGGGCCGGAGACCGAGGCACTTGGGGAAGGCGAGTCGGCTGTGCAGACCATCCTGCTCGTCCACCAGGCGGCGCCTTCACCCCCGCACCCAGACAACCAGTTGGAGGTTCCAGAGGGGGCAGGCACCACGCTGATCCTGCCCGCAGACCAGGCCTCCTCCTCGGGCATGCTGGTGCCGGGGTCCCCCTCCTCCGTAGTCATCCTGCACCCCACCATCACCGTGCCCACTACTGCTGTGCCCAACATCTCTGTCGTGGAGGGACAGGACGTCCCGCACACCATAGAGTTCATCATCGAGGAAACCGTCTAG